In Thalassotalea fonticola, a single genomic region encodes these proteins:
- a CDS encoding LysR family transcriptional regulator, whose product MNPNMLERHLVSRLKFKYLQLLVTVGEQRNIFKAAQIHNMAQPAATKIIRDIESALNIELFDRSSRGVTPTLYGEVLIKHAKLILSQVKHASEELSSLQGGLTGRVTVGSLLAASATLLPNAIARLKKNRPNVSVALREGTGDRLIKSLKIDDLDIMVGRIPEVPDQDGLTNEVLYHEPVVIVARADHPLQSRKNLTLHDLVDQQWILPPRETMLRDEIDGAFHREGLDVPVNPVESVSILTNRTLLKNTDMITALPLQVVLTYEEIGLLKRLDIPLIIAPGPIGVTLRAQRQLPPAAHYLLEALREEAEKLTKRYKEIF is encoded by the coding sequence ATGAATCCTAATATGTTAGAACGTCACTTAGTGTCGCGTTTAAAATTTAAATATTTACAATTATTGGTTACCGTTGGCGAGCAACGCAATATATTTAAAGCCGCGCAAATACACAATATGGCTCAACCTGCAGCGACAAAAATTATTCGCGACATTGAATCTGCGCTAAATATCGAATTATTTGATCGTTCTTCTCGCGGTGTAACACCAACACTTTACGGTGAAGTCTTAATTAAACACGCTAAGTTAATTCTGTCTCAAGTTAAACATGCCAGTGAAGAATTATCATCATTACAAGGTGGTTTAACTGGCCGAGTAACAGTTGGTAGTTTATTAGCCGCCAGTGCAACGCTGTTGCCAAATGCTATTGCCAGATTAAAGAAAAACCGACCTAACGTTTCAGTAGCGTTAAGAGAAGGCACAGGTGACCGGTTAATTAAGTCATTAAAAATTGATGATTTAGACATCATGGTAGGCCGAATTCCCGAGGTTCCAGATCAAGACGGCTTAACCAATGAAGTGCTTTATCATGAGCCGGTAGTAATTGTTGCCCGTGCTGACCACCCTTTACAGAGTAGAAAAAATCTTACTTTGCATGATTTGGTTGATCAGCAATGGATCTTACCACCAAGAGAAACCATGCTTCGAGATGAAATTGATGGTGCCTTTCATCGTGAAGGCTTAGATGTACCAGTGAACCCCGTTGAGTCGGTGTCAATTTTAACTAATCGTACGTTATTAAAAAATACCGATATGATCACCGCTTTACCTCTTCAGGTAGTGTTAACCTATGAAGAAATAGGTTTACTTAAGCGCCTTGATATCCCATTAATTATTGCCCCAGGGCCAATTGGGGTAACCTTAAGAGCTCAACGTCAATTACCGCCAGCTGCGCATTATTTATTGGAAGCGTTGCGCGAAGAAGCAGAAAAGCTTACCAAGCGTTATAAAGAAATTTTTTAA
- a CDS encoding malonic semialdehyde reductase: MNKPEFSAQQLQAIKTAQLEADQLKAGHPTLNDNDLDLIIREARSHNGWLNKPVSDDLLKQLYEIVKMGSTSMNTCPARFVFIRTDEAKQRLKKCLAPLNVDKVLSAPVTVIIGHDMEFYKHMPKLFAHNPGAQALFENNPNMVSSTAFRNGTLQGGYLMIAARALGLDIGPMSGFNNQAADDEFFSGSSVKSNFLCSLGYGDTKKIFQRLPRFEFDEVCTLL, encoded by the coding sequence ATGAATAAACCAGAATTTAGCGCGCAACAATTACAAGCAATTAAAACCGCTCAGCTTGAGGCTGATCAATTAAAAGCGGGTCATCCTACCCTTAATGATAACGACCTAGATTTAATTATTAGAGAAGCTCGTAGTCATAATGGTTGGTTGAACAAGCCGGTAAGTGATGACTTACTTAAGCAGCTTTATGAGATCGTAAAAATGGGCTCAACAAGTATGAATACCTGCCCTGCTCGGTTCGTATTCATTCGCACCGATGAAGCAAAACAGCGATTAAAAAAATGTTTAGCGCCGCTGAACGTCGACAAAGTTTTAAGCGCACCTGTAACGGTAATTATTGGCCATGACATGGAGTTTTATAAACACATGCCAAAACTATTTGCTCATAATCCTGGTGCACAAGCCTTGTTTGAGAATAATCCCAATATGGTATCTAGTACCGCCTTTCGTAATGGTACCTTGCAAGGTGGTTACTTAATGATAGCAGCGCGTGCCCTCGGCTTAGATATTGGTCCAATGTCGGGATTTAATAATCAAGCTGCTGACGATGAATTCTTTAGTGGTAGTAGTGTTAAAAGTAATTTTTTATGCAGTTTAGGTTATGGCGATACAAAAAAAATATTTCAACGCTTACCAAGATTTGAATTTGACGAAGTATGTACTTTGCTATAA
- a CDS encoding sulfite exporter TauE/SafE family protein has product MDMLIDILPFVVMMLVTGVVGGILAGLLGVGGGIVIVPVLDTALGFYGVDSAIRMHIAVATSLACIILTSISSSKAHHAKGAVDFNLIKVWGPAVFIGSLIGAMAASYVNSQVLSAIFGIVALIVAIKMALPLDNVIISQDVPRGITAPATPVVIGGLSSMMGIGGGTLSVPVLTLMNQPIHRAVGSAAFIGLLISIPGTIGFIVSGLNDPRLPPGSFGYVNLIGFALISPVTVWAAPIGAKIAHSLDKRHLSTLFGGFLFIVACRMIYRTLVA; this is encoded by the coding sequence ATGGACATGTTGATTGATATATTACCTTTTGTGGTAATGATGTTAGTAACCGGTGTGGTCGGTGGAATTTTAGCTGGTCTTTTAGGTGTAGGCGGCGGTATTGTTATTGTACCTGTGCTTGATACCGCCCTTGGCTTTTATGGTGTAGACAGTGCAATACGAATGCATATAGCAGTTGCCACATCCTTAGCATGTATTATTTTAACCTCAATATCTTCATCAAAAGCACATCATGCAAAAGGTGCAGTTGATTTCAATTTGATTAAAGTTTGGGGGCCTGCAGTTTTTATTGGTTCGCTAATTGGCGCTATGGCAGCAAGTTATGTGAACAGCCAAGTACTTTCGGCAATCTTTGGCATAGTTGCTTTAATTGTTGCTATCAAAATGGCACTGCCTTTAGATAACGTAATTATCAGTCAAGATGTACCGCGTGGCATTACAGCGCCTGCAACACCTGTAGTTATTGGCGGTCTATCTAGTATGATGGGAATAGGTGGCGGTACGTTAAGTGTACCGGTGCTAACATTAATGAATCAGCCAATTCATCGAGCGGTAGGCAGTGCAGCATTTATTGGCTTGTTAATTAGCATCCCTGGTACTATTGGTTTCATTGTTTCTGGACTTAACGATCCTCGTTTACCACCAGGTAGTTTCGGTTATGTGAACCTAATTGGTTTTGCTCTCATTTCTCCGGTAACCGTTTGGGCTGCACCTATAGGCGCAAAAATCGCCCATAGTTTAGATAAACGTCATTTAAGTACATTGTTCGGTGGTTTTTTATTCATCGTAGCGTGCAGAATGATATACCGTACCCTAGTCGCTTAA
- a CDS encoding fumarylacetoacetate hydrolase family protein, whose product MTNYGLATYQQGDVKSTAIVFEQQYYDLKTAYRAVYPDNSQVPAWASDVTLALSQWQQISAEVDAFAQAATKQLASLTMISGDYKILAPFKPTTIFGTASNYHEHAAEMNTILAAKPDSSPYVFMKATSSVIGTNEYVILPPETKKLDWEVELGVVIGKTARRVKAEDALDYIAGYTVVNDISARDLNHRTDYPFKHDWFRGKSWDTFCPMGPVFVPKSAIADPHKVKLALFLNDKQMQDGNTSELIWDAFEQIQYLSSILTLQPGDVIMTGTPAGVGKGIGLFLKPGDVLRASAEGVGEIINTVKAEQL is encoded by the coding sequence ATGACAAACTATGGTTTAGCTACTTATCAACAAGGCGATGTAAAAAGCACCGCTATTGTATTTGAACAACAATATTACGATTTAAAAACAGCATACCGTGCTGTTTATCCAGACAATAGTCAAGTACCTGCTTGGGCCTCAGATGTCACGTTAGCCTTATCACAGTGGCAACAAATCAGCGCTGAAGTTGATGCATTTGCACAAGCTGCCACTAAGCAGTTAGCCAGCCTAACAATGATAAGCGGTGACTACAAAATATTAGCACCATTTAAACCAACCACAATCTTTGGCACAGCGTCTAACTACCATGAGCATGCAGCAGAAATGAATACCATTTTAGCTGCTAAACCAGACAGCTCTCCATATGTATTTATGAAAGCGACTAGCAGTGTGATTGGTACTAATGAATATGTGATTTTACCACCTGAAACCAAAAAGCTTGATTGGGAAGTTGAGCTAGGTGTGGTCATTGGTAAAACCGCTCGTCGAGTTAAAGCTGAAGATGCGCTTGACTATATTGCTGGTTATACCGTGGTCAATGATATTTCAGCCAGAGACTTAAACCACCGTACCGATTACCCATTTAAGCATGATTGGTTCCGCGGCAAAAGCTGGGATACATTCTGTCCAATGGGACCTGTATTTGTGCCTAAAAGTGCAATAGCAGACCCACATAAAGTTAAGTTGGCGTTATTTCTAAACGATAAACAAATGCAAGACGGTAATACCAGTGAGTTAATTTGGGATGCATTTGAACAAATTCAATACTTATCAAGCATCCTTACATTACAGCCTGGAGATGTGATCATGACAGGTACTCCCGCAGGTGTAGGTAAAGGGATTGGATTGTTTTTAAAGCCGGGAGATGTATTGCGAGCATCAGCTGAAGGTGTAGGTGAAATAATCAATACTGTAAAAGCTGAACAGCTTTAA
- a CDS encoding VOC family protein produces MYKPQPLKLGHLVLKVDDIQASVKFYQDVVGLEISDWIDDRMVFMRSSSDHHDLALLQLPEDQRGKLDPEHNRVEHFSYQVESLVEIKRITAMLIERGIEIDRGVGRHGPGDNTFIVFKDPDGNNVEFYSDMLQITAEAPYQASVWKSDVLETFDQWHLKDFVVEPPARITAILKKD; encoded by the coding sequence ATGTACAAACCACAACCATTAAAGTTAGGCCATTTAGTTTTAAAAGTTGATGATATTCAAGCGTCGGTAAAGTTTTATCAAGACGTTGTTGGCTTAGAGATATCTGACTGGATTGATGATCGCATGGTATTTATGCGCTCTAGCAGCGACCACCATGATTTAGCACTTTTACAATTGCCTGAAGATCAAAGAGGCAAGTTAGATCCTGAACATAATCGCGTAGAGCATTTTTCTTATCAGGTCGAATCTCTCGTTGAAATTAAACGTATTACCGCGATGTTAATTGAACGCGGTATCGAGATTGACCGTGGCGTTGGTCGCCATGGCCCTGGTGATAATACCTTTATTGTATTTAAAGATCCTGACGGTAACAATGTTGAGTTTTACTCAGACATGTTACAGATCACTGCTGAAGCACCTTATCAAGCATCTGTGTGGAAAAGTGATGTACTTGAAACGTTTGATCAATGGCATTTAAAAGACTTTGTGGTTGAGCCGCCGGCTAGAATTACCGCCATTTTAAAGAAAGATTAA
- a CDS encoding alpha/beta fold hydrolase, producing MSILEVNSNQFYYEVHGEGEPVVLAHGLGGNHATWYQQVSVLAKAYKVITFDHRGFGSSTDNEKLGRAGFVSDLLALLDHLNIEKAALVGQSMGGGTVINFANQYPERVAGLVIADSLHGLVESADVEKIMNKVRNETKNLSQLDRVLGQTYRQQNPLGALLYQQINSFNATDKSNLVGEYSSEKVSPQALAELGIAVMFITGQDDILFPIDAVRLVQEQVANSFIVEFDHCGHSAFYERAQEFNDSVLSFLQMAGLNPSNNSAHSNASGYVKAG from the coding sequence ATGTCGATTTTAGAAGTTAATTCGAATCAATTTTATTATGAAGTGCATGGCGAAGGCGAACCTGTCGTATTAGCCCACGGTCTTGGTGGCAATCATGCAACTTGGTATCAGCAGGTATCTGTATTAGCAAAAGCCTATAAAGTTATTACTTTTGATCATCGTGGTTTTGGCTCATCTACAGATAACGAAAAGTTAGGCAGAGCTGGGTTTGTGAGTGATTTACTGGCCTTACTCGATCATTTAAATATAGAGAAAGCTGCACTAGTTGGTCAATCTATGGGTGGTGGCACGGTAATTAACTTTGCCAATCAATACCCGGAGCGAGTTGCTGGTCTGGTCATTGCTGATTCTTTGCATGGTTTGGTCGAATCAGCAGATGTAGAAAAAATAATGAATAAAGTGCGTAACGAGACTAAAAATTTAAGTCAGCTAGACCGAGTATTAGGTCAAACCTATCGCCAACAAAATCCGCTAGGTGCGCTGCTTTATCAACAAATCAATAGTTTTAATGCAACCGATAAATCTAATTTAGTTGGTGAATATTCATCTGAGAAAGTGTCACCGCAAGCATTAGCAGAACTTGGTATTGCGGTGATGTTTATAACTGGTCAGGACGATATTTTATTTCCAATAGATGCAGTGCGATTAGTGCAAGAGCAGGTGGCTAATTCTTTTATTGTTGAATTTGATCATTGTGGTCATTCAGCATTTTATGAACGAGCGCAAGAATTTAACGATAGTGTATTAAGCTTCTTACAAATGGCAGGATTAAACCCTAGTAATAATTCAGCCCACAGTAATGCTTCTGGCTATGTAAAGGCGGGTTAA
- a CDS encoding thiamine pyrophosphate-binding protein, with protein MSNKTVAQQVVDALIDLGVKHVFGVPSGGWVDYMEAMRTTDGIDFVLATHEGGAGFMADVYGRITGVPGVCFGTFGPGATNLATGVGSAYLDRSPMIALTDEMASDKRNRIVQMNIDHQALFAPITKKTTRLEADKVREIIFDAAQVALSDVPGPVHVGLPAGMSSQVTTVQDIAPYAIKSQPKADKELIKQMQTLFADAKKPVIALGMRAVTSGIQDQILKFAEKYKVPVVLNPMAKGMIPEDHPCYAGVLFHALSDVVGQTHQQADLVVSIGYDEIEFNYEDWIPNVPVVSIDIVATDLDTAEYTLACDVLGDIKFSVEQLVKADFAEKSWDLPAVAIRKADMFAQMTSQNGAFGPCAALDILREKLPDDGIMTCDVGAHIHLIGQKWPTPKPGLQIMTNGWSAMGFAIPSAITAKITNPDTSVCAVVGDGGFLMTAGELAVAVREKLKIVFVLFTDNDLALIRIKQEKKRNPIYGTPIRERGTIGGDNIFGVPVIKAFEPAEFDAALEQAFAADGPVIVEAILNSREYDDLVLRKDKP; from the coding sequence ATGAGTAATAAAACAGTAGCACAACAAGTGGTCGATGCATTAATCGACTTAGGCGTTAAGCACGTATTTGGCGTACCTAGCGGTGGTTGGGTCGATTATATGGAAGCTATGCGCACCACTGACGGCATAGATTTTGTATTAGCAACCCATGAAGGCGGTGCTGGTTTTATGGCTGATGTTTATGGCCGTATTACCGGTGTACCGGGTGTGTGTTTTGGTACATTTGGTCCAGGCGCAACTAATTTAGCAACAGGTGTTGGTAGTGCATATTTAGATCGTTCGCCAATGATCGCCCTTACTGATGAAATGGCTAGTGATAAACGCAATCGTATTGTGCAAATGAATATTGATCATCAGGCATTATTTGCGCCAATTACTAAAAAAACCACACGGTTAGAAGCTGACAAAGTAAGAGAGATTATTTTTGACGCGGCACAAGTTGCGCTATCAGATGTACCTGGGCCAGTGCATGTAGGTTTACCTGCTGGTATGAGTAGCCAAGTTACGACTGTACAAGACATTGCGCCATATGCAATTAAGTCACAACCTAAAGCAGATAAAGAGTTAATAAAGCAAATGCAAACATTGTTTGCTGATGCGAAAAAGCCGGTTATTGCTTTGGGGATGCGCGCTGTTACGAGTGGTATTCAGGATCAAATTCTTAAATTTGCCGAAAAGTATAAAGTACCTGTCGTGCTTAACCCAATGGCTAAAGGAATGATCCCTGAAGATCATCCTTGTTATGCTGGCGTACTGTTTCACGCGTTAAGTGATGTGGTTGGTCAAACTCATCAACAAGCCGATTTGGTAGTAAGTATTGGTTACGATGAGATTGAATTTAACTATGAAGATTGGATCCCTAATGTACCAGTAGTCAGCATTGATATTGTTGCTACTGACTTAGACACAGCAGAATATACATTAGCTTGTGATGTTCTTGGTGATATTAAATTTTCTGTAGAGCAACTTGTGAAAGCTGATTTTGCTGAAAAGTCTTGGGATTTACCAGCAGTTGCTATAAGAAAAGCCGATATGTTTGCTCAAATGACGTCGCAAAATGGTGCCTTTGGGCCTTGTGCTGCATTAGATATATTACGAGAAAAATTACCAGATGATGGCATTATGACTTGTGATGTAGGGGCTCATATCCACTTAATTGGACAAAAGTGGCCAACGCCAAAGCCAGGGCTACAAATAATGACTAACGGTTGGTCTGCTATGGGATTTGCTATTCCGTCGGCCATTACCGCCAAAATAACCAACCCAGATACTAGTGTATGTGCAGTGGTTGGTGACGGTGGTTTCTTAATGACCGCCGGTGAGTTGGCTGTAGCAGTAAGAGAAAAGCTTAAAATTGTATTTGTACTGTTTACCGACAACGACTTAGCGCTTATTCGTATTAAGCAGGAAAAGAAACGCAATCCTATTTATGGAACGCCAATCCGCGAACGCGGCACTATTGGTGGTGATAACATCTTTGGTGTACCGGTAATTAAAGCGTTTGAACCAGCTGAATTTGACGCCGCACTTGAGCAAGCTTTTGCAGCAGACGGGCCAGTAATTGTTGAAGCAATATTAAACTCTCGTGAATACGATGACTTAGTACTTAGAAAGGATAAGCCATAA